A single region of the Accipiter gentilis chromosome 6, bAccGen1.1, whole genome shotgun sequence genome encodes:
- the DNAJC30 gene encoding dnaJ homolog subfamily C member 30, mitochondrial — MEPAALGRLRRLLPAAPRALRPGRVLAPSRGGQTGGGAPQARRDLYEVLGVPATATAAQIKTAYYEQSFRYHPDRNAGSAAAAARFAAVSEAYRVLGSAALRRKYDRGLLSREDLRGAPQPKGRPPAPPAPPPPAPAAARRGPVPLPFDFDAFYRAHYGEQLERERVLRARREQLRLRREEAAAQGRFRILSDLSVGLIFFLGFAVLYGLK; from the coding sequence ATGGAGCCGGCAGCGCTCGGTCGCCTGCGGCGCctcctgcccgccgccccgcgggccCTGCGGCCCGGCCGGGTCCTGGCGCCGTCCCGCGGCGGGCAGACGGGCGGCGGAGCTCCGCAGGCGCGCCGCGACCTGTACGAGGTGCTGGGGGTCCCGGCCACGGCGACAGCGGCGCAGATCAAGACGGCGTACTACGAGCAGTCGTTCCGCTACCACCCCGACCGCAACGCCGGCAGTGCCGCCGCAGCCGCCCGCTTCGCCGCCGTTAGCGAGGCCTATCGGGTCCTCGGCAGCGCCGCCCTGCGCCGCAAGTACGACCGCGGTCTCCTCAGCCGCGAGGACCTGCGCGGCGCCCCACAGCCCAagggccgcccgcccgctccacccgcgccgccgcccccggcccccgctgccgcccgccgtGGGCCCGTCCCGCTGCCCTTCGACTTCGACGCCTTCTACCGGGCGCACTACGGGGAGCAGCTGGAGCGGGAGCGGGTGCTGCGGGCGCGGCGGGAGCAGCTGCGCCTCCGCCGGGAGGAGGCCGCGGCCCAGGGACGCTTCCGGATCCTCTCCGACCTCTCGGTCGGGCTCATCTTCTTCCTGGGTTTCGCTGTCCTCTACGGCCTCAAGTGA